From Pseudomonadota bacterium, the proteins below share one genomic window:
- a CDS encoding GxxExxY protein, producing MSANMFVFKVHKELGNGFLEAVYQEALEREFILQGIDFRTQPDVILFYKGQQLNKMYKPDFIAFEKVVVEIKAIEKLTANEEAQIINYLKATRIRVGLLLNFGSKSLEYKRMVL from the coding sequence ATGAGCGCTAATATGTTTGTGTTCAAGGTCCACAAAGAGCTTGGAAACGGTTTTCTCGAAGCGGTTTATCAGGAGGCTTTGGAAAGGGAGTTCATTCTACAGGGCATAGATTTCAGGACTCAGCCGGATGTAATCCTGTTCTATAAAGGGCAGCAACTCAACAAAATGTATAAACCCGATTTTATTGCATTTGAAAAAGTTGTTGTTGAAATAAAAGCCATCGAAAAGCTTACTGCCAACGAGGAAGCCCAAATTATTAACTATCTGAAAGCGACTCGTATAAGAGTTGGCCTGCTGCTCAATTTTGGCTCAAAATCTTTGGAATATAAAAGGATGGTACTCTAA